Below is a window of Pseudomonadota bacterium DNA.
AACAGAATTTTTAAGAAGTTTTCAATCAATACGGTTATTATTTTTGCATTTGCCGTAGCGGTGTTAAGATGGTTGACTCTTTCTCTGGCGGTATCTCCTGTTATTATTCTTTTATCTCAGACCATGCATGCGTTTAGTTATGCTGCGTTTCATATATCAAGTCTTCTATATATCGATTCCATGACTTCTAATGCAACCAAGACTCTTGGCCAGGCACTTAACAATGCAGTTACTTACGGGCTTGGGCTGATGGTTGGATTTTTTTTGAGCGGGTGGCTTTACGAAAAAGCAGGTTCATATGCACTTTTTGGCTTAAGCAGCTTAATAGCTTTAACGGGGGGGATAATTTTTGTTTTATATAGAATTTTTGGCACAAAATCAAGATAGTAATTTTAAAGGGGTTAAAGATTGCCAAGTTTTCAAGATAAGATTCTTGACAAAAATAGTATGATATAATACATCTCCCAAAATTTTTAAAATTATATATATTCGTTTATATAAATGTATTGAGGGTTATTTAATAAAAATATCAGCAAATTTAACAGGAGGTTATTTCAATGGCGGATTATACTATCAACATTTTTTTGGATGATGAAAAATTAAAGAAAATTGAAGAAGCCGGGTTGTCCGGAGAGGTTACAGAGATAGATGGCAAGAAGGCAGTCCAGGTGCCTTTTAGCGCCAAAGAACATAAAAAACTTATCAAAGGTTTTCCTGATTTAGCTTTTGACGCATCTAACGGCTGCATTATTCCTGAAGGTGCCGAAAATACTCTTTTTGGGATTGTAACCGATATGAAGACTTTAGATGTTATGAAATTTGCAATTATGAAAATTTATAATCCTCTTGCAGGAAAAGCACCCAGGTCTGCAAGATTTTCATAAATGATCAAAAACATTCGTTTTTAATTTAAATCCCGTTAGGAAGCTGATTTCTAACGGGATTTTTTATCTTTGCCTTGGCTTCATTTTCAGCCAGGGCCGGGGCTTATTCGACCTTGGCCTGTTTATGGACTTTTTAAGAGTTCATCATTTCTTTTTTTGTTGTTTTTAAGTTCTTCTCTGTGTTTCCTTGCTTTACATATCTGCTTTTTCTTGCCTGATATTAAGCTTTCTATAGTAATTTCATCAAGGCGGTTAAAGATAGCCTTGCTGGCTTCAATCCAAACCCATCGGGAGAGACAATCGCCTGCCATATTGCACACACCGCAAAGTTTGTCTTCCGCTTCAGCACAGTTTGTGATAGCGGCTGTTCCCTCAAGTGTTCGAACAATATCACCAACGGTAATTTTATCTGGTGATTTATTTAACATATGCCCGCCATAAGGTCCTCTCCGGCTTTTTATTAAACCGGCATCTTTTAGTTTTTTGATCAAATGCTCAAGGTATTTTAATGAAATATTCTGTCGTCTTGCTATATCCCTTAAAGGGACAGGGTGTTCATTTGCATAAATAGCAAGATCAAGAATAAGGCGTGTGCCATATCTGCTTTTTGTTGTTAATCTCATCTGGTAATTATCCTATAACTCCATAGCTAAGCCGGGGAGAATGGAAAAGGTTTATAGAAAAATGCTCCTGTTCGTAGATAAAAGTATATTGGGA
It encodes the following:
- a CDS encoding Rrf2 family transcriptional regulator, with translation MRLTTKSRYGTRLILDLAIYANEHPVPLRDIARRQNISLKYLEHLIKKLKDAGLIKSRRGPYGGHMLNKSPDKITVGDIVRTLEGTAAITNCAEAEDKLCGVCNMAGDCLSRWVWIEASKAIFNRLDEITIESLISGKKKQICKARKHREELKNNKKRNDELLKSP